TGGTCGTCGTACGGCGAGGGCTCGCGGAACGGGACGCTGACGCGCTGGGGTGGGACGCGTTCGCGCTGCGCGGTGCGATCGCCGCGCTCGTCGCGGGCGTCATCGTGTTCGCGCTCCTGGCGCTGTCGGGCGGATCGGCCGGGCCCGGGCGGATGGCCGCGGTCGGAGTCCCGGGGGCGTTGCCGGCGGCCGGCGTGCTGGCGGCAGGCATGGCGATCGGGGCCGCGATCACGGCCGCGGTGGTCTCGGCGCGGCGACCGGCTGACGGAGAGGCCGACAGCGGGCGATAGGCTTCCGGCCGTGACTGCTTCTGACCCGGGTTCTGCGCGCCTCGTCGTGCTCGTGTCGGGCTCGGGGTCGAACCTGCAGGCCCTGCTCGACGCCTGCGCCGACCCGGCGTACGGCGCTCAGGTCGTCGCCGTCGGCGCCGACCGCAACGGGATCGCCGGCCTGGACCGGGCCGCGGCCGCCGGGGTGCCGACCTTCGTACACAAGGTGAAGGCCTATGCGGAGCGAGCGGACTGGGATCGGGCGCTGACCTCTTCGGTCGCGGAGTACAAGCCTGATCTGGTGGTGTCGGCGGGGTTCCTGAAGCTGGTCGGCGACGACTTCCTGGAGTCCTTCGGCGACCGCTACATCAACACCCACAACGCGCTGCTGCCGGCGTTCCCCGGGATCCACGGTCCCCGGGACGCGCTGGAGTACGGCGTGAAGGTCGCCGGGGCGACGCTGTTCTTCGTGGACGGCGGCGTCGACACCGGGCCGATCATCGCGCAGGTCGTCGTACCGGTCGAGGACGACGACACGGAAGAAGCCCTGACCGAACGGATCAAGGACGTCGAACGCCGCCAACTGGTGGAGTGGGTCGGCCGCCTGGTCCGGGAGGGCTGGACTATCACTGGACGAAAGGTTCGACTGAAGTGAGCACCGACCGCAGGCCGATCCGCCGCGCGCTGATCAGCGTGTACGACAAGACCGGTCTGGAGGAACTCGCTTCCGCGCTGCACGCCGCCGGTGTCCAGCTGGTGTCGACCGGTTCCACCGCGGCACGGATCGCGGCGGCCGGGGTGCCGGTGACCAAGGTCGAGGAGCTGACCGGGTTCCCGGAGTGCCTGGACGGGCGGGTCAAGACCCTGCACCCGATGGTGCACGCGGGGCTGCTCGCGGACCTGCGGAAGCCGGACCACGTCGAACAGTTGCGGGAGATGCGGGTCGAGCCGTTCGACCTGCTGATCAGCAACCTGTACCCGTTCACCGAGACGGTCGCGTCCGGCGCGTCGGTCGACGAGTGCATCGAGCAGATCGACATCGGCGGGCCGTCGATGGTGCGCGGCGCGGCGAAGAACCACGCGAACGTCGCGGTCGTGACGTCGGCTGCCCAGTACCCCTCGCTTTTCAGTGCGCTGGAGGAGGGCGGCTTCTCGCTCGAGGAGCGTGCTCGGTTGGCTGCTGCTGCCTTCGTGCACACGGCGGAGTACGACATCGCGGTCGCGTCCTGGATGGGCAACGTGCTCACCGACTCGAGCGAGGGGTCCGGATTCCCCGCGTGGGTCGGTGCTTCGTGGGAGAAGTCCGCCGTACTGCGGTACGGCGAGAACCCGCATCAGCCGGCCGCGCTGTACCTGAACGGGCGGGGCGGGCTGGCCGCGGCGGAGCAGCTGCACGGCAAGGAGATGTCGTACAACAACTACGTCGACGCCGATGCGGCCCGGCGTACCGCCTATGACTTCAGCGAGCCTGCGGTGGCGATCATCAAGCACGCCAACCCGTGCGGGATTGCCGTCGGCAAGGACATCGCGGAGGCCCACCGGCGCGCCCACGAGTGCGACCCGGTGTCGGCGTACGGCGGTGTGATCGCGACGAACCGCCCGGTGTCCGTGGACCTGGCGAAGCAGGTCGCGGAGATCTTCACCGAGGTGCTGGTCGCGCCTGCCTTCGAGGACGGCGCCGTCGAGATCCTGCAGGCGAAGAAGAACATCCGGCTGCTCGTCGCACCTGCTGTGTCCGCGGACGAGACCGTCGAGCTGCGTGCGATCAGCGGCGGCCTGCTGCTGCAGCACCGCGACCGCTTCCAGGCTTCCGGTGACGACCCGGCCGCCTGGACGCTCGCCGCCGGCTCGCCTGCCTCCGACGAGGTGCTCGCCGACCTCGCCTTCGCCTGGAAGGCATGCCGCGCGGTCAAGTCCAACGCCATCCTGCTCGCCGCCGACGGCGCCTCGGTAGGCGTAGGCATGGGCCAGGTCAACCGCGTCGACTCCTGCCGCCTCGCAGTCTCCCGCGCCGGCGACCGCGCCACCGGCTCCGTCGCCGCCTCCGACGCCTTCTTCCCCTTCCCCGACGGACTGGAGGTCCTCATCGAAGGCGGCGTCAAAGCAGTAGTCCAGCCCGGCGGCTCCATCCGAGACGAAGCCGCCATCGAAGCCGCCACCAAAGCCGGCATCACCATGTACTTCACCGGAACCCGCCACTTCTTCCACTGAGGGACGCCGTGTCCGACCGGATCGACAGTCCACGCCTGCAGCAACTCGATCCGAGTCGGACAGACGAATTCTGGGCCGAAGTCGCGGAGCGCGGTACGCCGCTGGTCGAACCGGTCGCGGATGACGACGTCTGGCTGACGTTCCTCTACAGGGCGCGCGAGCCGGTGAAGAGCGTCTCGGTGTTCGGCGGACCGGCCGGCTGGGATCCGCCGGCCAACGGGATGCACCACCTGGCCGGAACCGACGTCTGGTATCTCACGTTCCGGGTCCGTGCGGACCTTCGCTGCACATATCGTCTGGCCGTCGACGACGTGGACAGTCCGACGGCCAAGATCGAGGACTGGTACGAGCGGACCGCGCACTGGTTCGCCGATCCGCTGAACCCGGCGACGTTCGTCTATCCCGAGGACGAGTCCACGGGCAGCCGCCACACCGTGGTCTCGGTGGCCGAACTGCCAGACGCACCTGCACAGCCGTGGATCACTGCGCGCCCCGAAGGTCCGCGCGGTGAGCTGGTGCAGCACCTGCACCGGAGTGACCTTCTCGGCAACGAGCGTCGCATCTGGATCTACACGCCGCCTGGGTACCGGCCCGAGGACGAGCCGTTACCGCTCCTGGTGCTGTTCGACGGCGATACGGTTCTCGGCCCGATGCCGATTCCCGCGATCCTCGACAACCTCATCGGGGACGGCCGGATCCCGCCGATGATCGCCGTACTCATCGACAGCCTGACCCAGGAGATCCGCGACCGCGAGCTCCCTTGCGGTGCGCCGTTCCTGGCCTACCTTACGGACGAGCTCCTGCCGTGGATCCGGGAGCGCTACCGCGTCACAACCGATCCCGCACGAACGATCGTGGCCGGCCAGAGCCACGGCGGTCAGGCCGCCGCGTTCGCCGGGCTGCGACGACCGGATGTCTTCGGCAACGTGATCTCGCAGTCAGGGTCGTTCTGGTGGCGCCCCGAGGGCGACGAGGAGCACGAGTGGCTGACCCGGCAGTACGCCGCGACCGAGCGGCAACCGGTGCGGCTCCACCTCGAGGCCGGCCTGCAGGAACGCGGCCAAAGCCCCGGCCAGGGGCCCTCCATCCTGGTCGCGAACCGTCATCTCCGAACCATCCTGCGCAGCAAGGGCTACGAGGTCGAGTACGTCGAGTTCAACGGCGGCCACGACTACGCCTGCTGGCGCGGCTCCCTGGCTGACGGCCTGATCGTCCTCAGCGCTCGTTGAAGGTGCGGCGGTACGAGACCTGGTGGCCGTTGTCGCGGGTTTCGGGGGATTGGGTCCAGCCGGTTTTGGTGTAGAAGGTCTGGCCCTGGGGGTAGTTGGCGAGGGTCCAGAGGATTGCTTCGTCGTACTGGGCGGCTAGTTCCTCAAGGGCTTTCTGCATGAGGGCGGTGCCGACTCCGTGGCGCCAGTACGGCGGGTCGACGGCGATCGTGTCGAGTTCGCCCAGGTCGGGATCGATCGGGTCCCGGCTCGGCCCGATCCCGACGAAGCCCGCGATGACGCCGTCGACCTCGGCAACCCACCAGTTGCCGCCAGCAAGCGTCTCGGACCATCGCGCGATCCGGCCGTCGTCCAGCACAGCGGTCGGCATCAGCGTTTGGAAACCGTCGTTCCATGAGTCGACGTAGATGCGGGCAACCGTCGGCCCGTGGTCAGCAGTGGCAGGGCGAAGGGTGAGCATCCGCCTGATTATTCCGATGCCGGCGGTCTCCCGCAGCTGACTTTCTCAGTTGGGGACGATGATGGCGAGTACTGCGATGGCGGCGGCAGTCAGGAGGAGGAAGGTGGTGTCGAACATGCGGCTGCGGACGTGGAGGAGGCCTGCGGCCGTGTCGGAGAGGGTGGCTCGCAGGAGGCCAGCGAGGCCCACTGCGCCGGCGAAGACGAAGACGCCGTTGCGCCAGTTGTAGAACCAGAGCACGACCATGCCGGCGAGTGCGACCAGGAGCGTCAACGCCAGGGGCCATTGGCTCCGGCGCTGGGCCTCACCCGCCATCAGCACGCCACACCCAGCTCGACCGCGTACGCCGTACTGCCGGGGATCACTGGAGCAGGCTCGCTTCGGCGGCTTCCACCACGTTGGTGAGGAGCATCGCGCGGGTCATCGGGCCGATACCGCCGGGCATCGGCGCGATCCAGGCGGCCTGCTCTCGGGCCGCGGTCTCGATGTCGCCGACGATCTTGCCCTCGGGGCTCCGGCTGGTGCCGACGTCGAGCAGTACGGCGCCGGGCTTCACCATGTCCGCGGTGATCAAGCCGGCCGAACCCGCGGCGGCGATCACGATGTCGCCGGTACGCACGACAGCGGCGAGGTCCTTCGTGCCGGTGTGGCACTGCGTCACGGTCGCGTTCTCGCTGCGCCGGGTGAACAGCAGCCCCATCGGCCGTCCCGCGGTCACCCCGCGGCCGACGACGACCACGTGCGCGCCGGCGATCGGTACGTCGTACCGCCGGAGGATCTCCACGCAGCCCTTCGGGGTGCACGGCAGCGGGCCGTCCTGGCCGAGGACGAGCTTGCCGAGGCTGACCGGGTGCAGGCCGTCGGCGTCCTTGGCGGGGTCGATCAGGCCGAGGATCGTGTTCGTGTCGACGTGCTTGGGGAGCGGGAGCTGGACGATGAAGCCGGTGCATTCCGGGTTGTCGTTGAGCTCCTGCACCTTCGCGGCGATCTCGTCCTGGGTCGCGGTGTCCGGCAGCTCGACCTGGATCGAGGAGATCCCGACCGCCGCGCAGTCGCGGTGCTTGCCCGCCACGTACGCCCGGCTGCCCGGGTCCTCACCCACCAGGATCGTGCCGAGCCCAGGCACCACGCCCTGCTCGGCGAGCTTCGCGACCCGGACCTTCAACTCGTCCTTGATCGCCGCCGCCGTCGCCTTGCCATCCAGAATCTGCGCCGTCACGACCCCAGAGTCTGCCACGCACCACCCCCAGGCCCCTACCCGGACCGCCAGGCCATCACAAATGAAGGTCGGCCGGGCGGCCACGTGGGCCGCCCGGCCGAGGTGAGCGATTGTGATGGGCTGGGGGTTCAGCTCGTCAGTTTGTAGACGGTGGTGCTGCCGACGGTGGTTGCCGTGTAGTTCGACTCGACCCAGGATTGGATCTCGCTGGCGGCGGAGGACCCGCTGCGACCGCCGCCGCCTTGGCCGCCGGAGATGTAGTACGAGATCTTGCCTTCGGCCACCCATTCCTTGAACTGCGCGAGGGTGGGTGCGTCGTCGGTGCCGCTGAAGCCGCCGATGGCGATGACGGACTTGCCGGTGGCGAGCTCGAGCGAGGCCGCCGACTGCGAGCCGCTGGTTGCGGCGGCCCAGGTCGTGGTGGTGTTCGACAGCAGAGCAGTCAGCTCACTGCTGGCAGAGGCGTCGCCGCCCATCCCACCCCCACCATCCGCCGAGCTCCCCGCCGACTCCGACGCTCCCGTCGTGCCGGTGCCGGTCGAGCTGGTCGAACCGGTGCCGGTGGATCCGTTTGACCCGCTTGGGGGAGTGCCGGTGGGGGCGCCTGTGCCGCCGGGGCCGCCGGCTCCGCGGGTGCCGCCGCCACCGCCGCCGCCCATGGCGCTGCTGCTCGGACCCGACGTCGGGATCGACCCGTTGTGCGTCTGCGACGCCGTAGCCGCCGCGTACGCCGTGCTCCCAAGCCCAAGCGAAACCAGAACCGCCAGAACAACAGCAGGCAGCACCCGCCGAAGCCGCCACCCGACCAGCACCGAGAGAGCAGCGATCGCACCAGCCGCGAGTACGACGTACTTCGCCCACGGCAAGAAGTCCGACGTACGACCGAGCAACACGTAATCCCAAACCCCCGTCGCCAGCACCATCGCCGCCAGCGTGAGCCGAGCCGCCAGAGCAGCCCGCTGCTTCCACGCGATGAAGATGCCCATCCCCACCAGCCCGCCGATCGCCGGGGCGAGCGCGACCGCGTAGTACGGGTGGATCGTGCCGCTCATGAAGCTGAAGACGCCCGCGGTCACGAGCAGCCAACCGCCCCACAAAACCAGCCCGGCCCGGACCAGGTCGGTCCGCGGTGCGCGACGCGTCAGCCACAGACCGCCGACCAGCGCGATCAATGCCGCAGGCAACAACCAGGAGATCTCGGTACCGAACGCGGACCCGAACATCCGGGTGATCCCGGTGCTTCCGCCGAACCCGGTGTTCGTGCTGCCACCTCCACCGCCGCCGCCGTTGCCAGAACCACCCAGCAGCCGCCCGAGCCCGTTGTAGCCGAGGGCGAGTTCGAGCAGCGAGTTGTTGGTCGAACCACCGATGTAGGGACGGCTCGACGCGGGCCAGAGCTCAACGAGCGCGACGTACCAACCGGCGCTCACGATCAACGCACCCAGCGCGCCGACCAGATGCAGCAACCGTCGGCGGAACGATGTCGGCGCCGCGATCAGGTACACCAGCGTGAAGGCCGGCAGCACCAGCAGCGCCTGCCCCATCTTGGTCAGGAACGCGAACCCGATCGCTACCCCGGCCAGCGCGAGCCACCGCGCTGACGCCTTCTCCAGCGACCGTACGACGAAGTACGCCGCAGCCACCATCAGCAGCACGAGCAACGCATCCGGGTTGTTGAACCGGAACATCAGGACGGCGACCGGCGTCAACGCCAGCGCACTACCCGCGATCAGCCCCGCGACCGGACCGGCGACGCGCTTCACGGTCAGGTACAGCACCCCGACCGCCGCGATCCCCATGA
This Kribbella sp. NBC_00482 DNA region includes the following protein-coding sequences:
- the purH gene encoding bifunctional phosphoribosylaminoimidazolecarboxamide formyltransferase/IMP cyclohydrolase; amino-acid sequence: MSTDRRPIRRALISVYDKTGLEELASALHAAGVQLVSTGSTAARIAAAGVPVTKVEELTGFPECLDGRVKTLHPMVHAGLLADLRKPDHVEQLREMRVEPFDLLISNLYPFTETVASGASVDECIEQIDIGGPSMVRGAAKNHANVAVVTSAAQYPSLFSALEEGGFSLEERARLAAAAFVHTAEYDIAVASWMGNVLTDSSEGSGFPAWVGASWEKSAVLRYGENPHQPAALYLNGRGGLAAAEQLHGKEMSYNNYVDADAARRTAYDFSEPAVAIIKHANPCGIAVGKDIAEAHRRAHECDPVSAYGGVIATNRPVSVDLAKQVAEIFTEVLVAPAFEDGAVEILQAKKNIRLLVAPAVSADETVELRAISGGLLLQHRDRFQASGDDPAAWTLAAGSPASDEVLADLAFAWKACRAVKSNAILLAADGASVGVGMGQVNRVDSCRLAVSRAGDRATGSVAASDAFFPFPDGLEVLIEGGVKAVVQPGGSIRDEAAIEAATKAGITMYFTGTRHFFH
- the fes gene encoding enterochelin esterase — protein: MSDRIDSPRLQQLDPSRTDEFWAEVAERGTPLVEPVADDDVWLTFLYRAREPVKSVSVFGGPAGWDPPANGMHHLAGTDVWYLTFRVRADLRCTYRLAVDDVDSPTAKIEDWYERTAHWFADPLNPATFVYPEDESTGSRHTVVSVAELPDAPAQPWITARPEGPRGELVQHLHRSDLLGNERRIWIYTPPGYRPEDEPLPLLVLFDGDTVLGPMPIPAILDNLIGDGRIPPMIAVLIDSLTQEIRDRELPCGAPFLAYLTDELLPWIRERYRVTTDPARTIVAGQSHGGQAAAFAGLRRPDVFGNVISQSGSFWWRPEGDEEHEWLTRQYAATERQPVRLHLEAGLQERGQSPGQGPSILVANRHLRTILRSKGYEVEYVEFNGGHDYACWRGSLADGLIVLSAR
- a CDS encoding glycosyltransferase family 39 protein, with translation MTTLLERPVVQEPPADPPVRPPGRLRRLARGPAEQAAYVRPAALAMLAGTALLYLWNLTASGYGNSFYAAAELAGTQSWKAWLFGSLDAGNAITVDKPPGALWVATAFARVFGFNSFTVLAPQAFMGIAAVGVLYLTVKRVAGPVAGLIAGSALALTPVAVLMFRFNNPDALLVLLMVAAAYFVVRSLEKASARWLALAGVAIGFAFLTKMGQALLVLPAFTLVYLIAAPTSFRRRLLHLVGALGALIVSAGWYVALVELWPASSRPYIGGSTNNSLLELALGYNGLGRLLGGSGNGGGGGGGSTNTGFGGSTGITRMFGSAFGTEISWLLPAALIALVGGLWLTRRAPRTDLVRAGLVLWGGWLLVTAGVFSFMSGTIHPYYAVALAPAIGGLVGMGIFIAWKQRAALAARLTLAAMVLATGVWDYVLLGRTSDFLPWAKYVVLAAGAIAALSVLVGWRLRRVLPAVVLAVLVSLGLGSTAYAAATASQTHNGSIPTSGPSSSAMGGGGGGGTRGAGGPGGTGAPTGTPPSGSNGSTGTGSTSSTGTGTTGASESAGSSADGGGGMGGDASASSELTALLSNTTTTWAAATSGSQSAASLELATGKSVIAIGGFSGTDDAPTLAQFKEWVAEGKISYYISGGQGGGGRSGSSAASEIQSWVESNYTATTVGSTTVYKLTS
- a CDS encoding bifunctional methylenetetrahydrofolate dehydrogenase/methenyltetrahydrofolate cyclohydrolase codes for the protein MTAQILDGKATAAAIKDELKVRVAKLAEQGVVPGLGTILVGEDPGSRAYVAGKHRDCAAVGISSIQVELPDTATQDEIAAKVQELNDNPECTGFIVQLPLPKHVDTNTILGLIDPAKDADGLHPVSLGKLVLGQDGPLPCTPKGCVEILRRYDVPIAGAHVVVVGRGVTAGRPMGLLFTRRSENATVTQCHTGTKDLAAVVRTGDIVIAAAGSAGLITADMVKPGAVLLDVGTSRSPEGKIVGDIETAAREQAAWIAPMPGGIGPMTRAMLLTNVVEAAEASLLQ
- a CDS encoding DUF3017 domain-containing protein; amino-acid sequence: MAGEAQRRSQWPLALTLLVALAGMVVLWFYNWRNGVFVFAGAVGLAGLLRATLSDTAAGLLHVRSRMFDTTFLLLTAAAIAVLAIIVPN
- a CDS encoding GNAT family N-acetyltransferase is translated as MLTLRPATADHGPTVARIYVDSWNDGFQTLMPTAVLDDGRIARWSETLAGGNWWVAEVDGVIAGFVGIGPSRDPIDPDLGELDTIAVDPPYWRHGVGTALMQKALEELAAQYDEAILWTLANYPQGQTFYTKTGWTQSPETRDNGHQVSYRRTFNER
- the purN gene encoding phosphoribosylglycinamide formyltransferase — its product is MTASDPGSARLVVLVSGSGSNLQALLDACADPAYGAQVVAVGADRNGIAGLDRAAAAGVPTFVHKVKAYAERADWDRALTSSVAEYKPDLVVSAGFLKLVGDDFLESFGDRYINTHNALLPAFPGIHGPRDALEYGVKVAGATLFFVDGGVDTGPIIAQVVVPVEDDDTEEALTERIKDVERRQLVEWVGRLVREGWTITGRKVRLK